The window GCATCGTCTGACTCCAGCAGGTCGGCCGCGAGCGGACGACGCTCCTGAACGCGAGCCGAGGCGCGCCCGATGCCGTCGAGGACCGCCTCCCCGACGGACTCCCCGACCTCGCGGAGCGACGGCAGGTCGATGCCGGAGCCGGAATCCGAGCCCGAGTCGGCCGTCTCGAACTCCTCGTCGAACGCCTCCTCGAACGATTCGTCGAAGTCGTCGTCGAAGTCGTCGGCGTCGCTCACGCGTGGATCGCCTCCACCTCGCCACCGCAGTAGGGGCAGCTGAACGCCTCGGCACCCGTCCCGTCTGGCATGTTGTAGGTGTAATGGAGTTCCGCCATGTCGAGGTCACAGCCGTCGTCCGCACACTTGATTTCGAGCGTCTTCGGCATACCCACCCGTAGGCCCGCGCAACGTATCAAACTCCCGGGCGGGGCAATCCACGGCACACGAGCGACGGGTTCTCGGTGGCCGCGGCCCCAGCCAACCCTGTGCGCGTCCACGGCGTCGACTTCAGCGGGAGCGCGGAACCGGGCGACGACATCTGGCTCGTCTCCGGGTGGTGCCCCGGAGCCGAGGGGCGGACTGCGTCCGGGAGTGCGCGGGAAGGGAGCAGTGCTCCGGGGGCAGGCGACGACATCGACCTCCGGGTGACCGACGCCCGCCCGGCGAGCGAGGCGTTCGGCGTCACGGCCCGGGAGCCGGTCCTGCGTCACCTCCGCGAGTTCGTCACCGGTGCGGCCCCGGACGCCACGCCGACACAGGTCACGGGTCTGGACTGTTCGTTCGGGCTACCACGACCGGTGCTCCCCAGCGAGGACACCGCGAGCGACGACTGGCGGGCCACGCTTGACTGGGTCCACGAGACGTTCGCGAGTGACGACGGCCGGTCGTTCCAGTCGGCGTTGAAGGAGCGCGCCCGGGCGAGGGACGCCGAGGGTGTCGAACTGAAGCGTTCCACGGACGGGCCGACCGGCGCCTCCTCACCGTACTCGTTCATCACGCGCTACCAGACGCTCCACGGCCTGCGCGACGTGCTCCGCCCCCTCGTGGAGCGGGGTGCCGTCGCCATCCCGCCGATGGTCCCCCGAGACGGCGAGCGTCCGTCGCTCGTGGAGGTGTACCCGGCCGGCACCCTGCGCGACCAGGGGCTCCCCGACCGGAAGTACAAGGACGACCGCACGTATCCCGAGGCCCCGGCACGGCGCGAGCGCATCCTCGACGGCCTGCTCGACCGTGGCGTGCGACTCGAGGGCGTTCCCCGAGAGCGCCTGCTGGCCGACTCGGGCGGCGACGCGCTCGACGCGCTCGTCGGCGCGGTCGCCGTGGCACGGAACGCACGCACGGGGTTCGCGACAGCGCCGGAGCGCTACGACCCGGTCGAGGGGTACATCTACGTTTGATATCCTCCCCACGCTGAAGCGCGGGGCTTTCTCCTCGGTCCTCCGTAACCGCCCTCGAACCGGTCCGACGGCGGGCGTGGGAGATTCCCCGCTCGCATAACAGTGACGACCCATGACCGGCGCACCATTTATCACGAACAATTCACTAGAGTCGCCTGGACATGGGCTTCGGGAGCTACGACGAGTCGGAACAGGAGAACCAGGAGATAGACACCGACTTCGAGGACGAGGAGGGGATGAACACGGCCGAACACGACCACCGCGGCGACGTGGAGTACGAGTTCGGCGACACGGACCGCGACGAGTTGCTGAACAAGCTCGAGGAGATCAAGGACCAGAAGAGCGAGCAGGGGTCCTGAGGTGAACCAGGGGGTCCGGGCGCTGGGGGTCGCCGAGTCGACCGGCGGCGGCCGCCGTGCGACCGTCGCGGGAAGCGTCGTCCGCGCGGACCGCACCTTCGACGACCTCGTTCTCGACTCGTGGACGGTCGGGGGCACGGACGCCACCGACACCGTCATCGACTGCTGGGAACACCTCGACCGCGAGGACGTTCGCTACCTGCTGGTGGCGGGCATCGCGCCCGCCTGGTTCAACGTACTCGACCTGCGGGCCATCCACGACGCCACGGAGCGCCCGGTCCTCTCGGTCTCGTTCGAGGCCAGCGAGGGGCTGGAACCCGCGCTCCGGGACGCGTTCGGCGACGACCCCGAGGCGCTGGAGGTCCGGCTGGCAACGTACGACCGCCAACCGCCGCGCGAGCGCGTGGAGGTGAACGGGGAGACCTGCTTCGTCCGGGCGGTCGGCTGCGAGGCCGCGGAGGCCCGCGAGGTCATCGACGCGTTCACGCCAGAGGGCGGGCGTCCGGAACCCGTTCGCGTGGCGCGGCTCTGTGCCCGCGGGGGCGACGACTTCCGCCACCGGCTGCCCGACGGCGACTGACCCCGGTCCGTCCCGCCGCGACCGCGGGGGCTTAGTGACGGCCGCGAGTCCGTCACCCCATGAGCGGATCGCCCCCCGGAGAGATGGAGGGACTCGAGGTGACCGACTGTGAGGCGTGCACGGAGCTGTGCGAGTCGCGCTCGCGCATCGTCAACGGCGTCGGGCCCGCTGACGCGGACCTGGTGTTCGTCGGCGAGGCACCGGGCGCCAACGAGGACGAGCAGGGCGAGCCGTTCGTCGGCCGCTCGGGCGACGTGCTGACGGAGGCACTCCGCGACCGCGGACTGGCGCGTCGTGACATCCGCATCACCAACTGCGTGCGCTGTCGCCCGCCGGACAACCGCGACCCGAGGAGCGACGAACTTGCCAACTGCAAGGGGTATCTCGCGGCGGAGCTGGAGCGGGTCGACCCCGAACTGGTCGTGACGCTGGGCAAGGTCCCCGCCCAGCACCTGCTCGAACGGTCCGTGGCGGTGACGAAGGAGGCCGGGACCGTCCACGACGCACGCGTCGGGGAGGGGAGCTATCGTATCCTGCTCTGTGTCCACCCGGCCGCGACGCTGTACGACCGGAGTCAGGAGAGCACGTTCGCGGACGCGCTGGACGAGGCGGTGGCGCTGGCGGGGCTTGACGGGAACGGCGGGGGGCAATCACGGCTCGGGGAGTTCTGAGCCGGTCAGGTAGCCCGGAGTCAGTTCGCCCGGGTGACGACGACGCGGATGTGGCTGCCGGTGCTCGTCTGACCCCTGCTGGGAGACCGACTCTCCCCCCGGAGAACGTAGCTCGACGGGTCGATGTCCTCCCCACC of the Haloglomus salinum genome contains:
- a CDS encoding DUF7559 family protein; its protein translation is MPKTLEIKCADDGCDLDMAELHYTYNMPDGTGAEAFSCPYCGGEVEAIHA
- a CDS encoding DUF429 domain-containing protein — translated: MRVHGVDFSGSAEPGDDIWLVSGWCPGAEGRTASGSAREGSSAPGAGDDIDLRVTDARPASEAFGVTAREPVLRHLREFVTGAAPDATPTQVTGLDCSFGLPRPVLPSEDTASDDWRATLDWVHETFASDDGRSFQSALKERARARDAEGVELKRSTDGPTGASSPYSFITRYQTLHGLRDVLRPLVERGAVAIPPMVPRDGERPSLVEVYPAGTLRDQGLPDRKYKDDRTYPEAPARRERILDGLLDRGVRLEGVPRERLLADSGGDALDALVGAVAVARNARTGFATAPERYDPVEGYIYV
- a CDS encoding DUF5786 family protein, which encodes MGFGSYDESEQENQEIDTDFEDEEGMNTAEHDHRGDVEYEFGDTDRDELLNKLEEIKDQKSEQGS
- a CDS encoding DUF99 family protein; this encodes MNQGVRALGVAESTGGGRRATVAGSVVRADRTFDDLVLDSWTVGGTDATDTVIDCWEHLDREDVRYLLVAGIAPAWFNVLDLRAIHDATERPVLSVSFEASEGLEPALRDAFGDDPEALEVRLATYDRQPPRERVEVNGETCFVRAVGCEAAEAREVIDAFTPEGGRPEPVRVARLCARGGDDFRHRLPDGD
- a CDS encoding uracil-DNA glycosylase gives rise to the protein MSGSPPGEMEGLEVTDCEACTELCESRSRIVNGVGPADADLVFVGEAPGANEDEQGEPFVGRSGDVLTEALRDRGLARRDIRITNCVRCRPPDNRDPRSDELANCKGYLAAELERVDPELVVTLGKVPAQHLLERSVAVTKEAGTVHDARVGEGSYRILLCVHPAATLYDRSQESTFADALDEAVALAGLDGNGGGQSRLGEF